Proteins co-encoded in one Bacillus sp. FSL H8-0547 genomic window:
- the ctaF gene encoding cytochrome c oxidase subunit IVB has product MANQNSGNPKVDLAYRRKKNKEDMKYQVVTFALMIFLTVIAFVAIGYDGIAEWFKIPFILLLAVVQVIFQLYYFMHMSHKGHEVPALFLYSGIGVAFLTVLAFVTIIWW; this is encoded by the coding sequence ATGGCAAATCAAAACTCAGGAAACCCAAAAGTAGATCTTGCATATCGCCGCAAGAAAAACAAAGAAGATATGAAATATCAGGTCGTAACCTTTGCACTGATGATCTTCCTGACTGTCATTGCTTTTGTTGCGATCGGATATGACGGCATTGCAGAATGGTTTAAGATTCCATTTATCCTTCTTCTTGCTGTCGTACAGGTTATTTTCCAGCTTTACTACTTCATGCACATGAGCCATAAAGGACATGAGGTGCCTGCGCTTTTCCTTTATTCAGGAATCGGCGTTGCGTTTTTAACAGTCCTTGCTTTTGTCACAATCATATGGTGGTAA
- the ctaG gene encoding cytochrome c oxidase assembly factor CtaG, whose translation MLNLEMFGFRAMWSPYFFLFTASILVVYFLAAGPLRSRFKDSEPVTFKQKSLFTASILLLYAVKGSPLDLMGHLMFSAHMTQMALLYLLVPPLMIYGVPVWMWRAIIYRPVIKQTVSFLSRPLIALFVFNGVFSLYHIPLVFDAVKTDHILHAAVTIFIFIAAMLMWWPLLNELPEWRELGGIKKIGYIFANGMLLTPACALIIFADISLYSTYTNPAAWASALELCVPASMLAGLDLTGPEMFNTLPLVEDQQLGGIMMKIIQEFVYGGLLGIIFFKWARKERERDELEERSRLAPQPVK comes from the coding sequence TTGTTAAATTTAGAAATGTTTGGCTTTAGAGCAATGTGGAGCCCGTACTTTTTTCTGTTTACAGCAAGTATTCTAGTGGTCTATTTCCTTGCAGCAGGGCCGCTTAGAAGCCGTTTTAAAGACAGTGAACCTGTCACGTTCAAACAGAAATCCCTGTTCACGGCGTCTATTCTTCTTCTTTATGCGGTAAAAGGCAGTCCTCTGGATTTAATGGGGCATTTAATGTTCAGTGCACATATGACACAAATGGCCCTCTTATATTTGCTCGTTCCGCCGCTTATGATCTATGGTGTGCCCGTATGGATGTGGAGAGCCATCATTTACAGACCGGTTATTAAACAGACAGTTTCCTTCCTGTCCCGTCCGCTGATTGCCCTTTTTGTATTTAATGGCGTTTTTTCGCTCTATCATATTCCTCTTGTTTTTGATGCGGTGAAAACAGACCATATCCTTCATGCGGCTGTTACCATCTTTATTTTTATTGCCGCAATGCTTATGTGGTGGCCTCTGTTAAATGAGCTTCCTGAATGGAGAGAGCTTGGCGGAATTAAGAAGATCGGCTACATATTTGCAAATGGAATGCTGCTTACACCGGCATGTGCGCTGATTATCTTCGCAGATATATCTTTGTATTCCACCTACACGAATCCAGCTGCCTGGGCGAGTGCTCTTGAACTGTGCGTTCCTGCAAGCATGCTGGCAGGACTTGATCTTACCGGCCCGGAAATGTTTAATACCCTTCCATTAGTGGAAGACCAGCAGCTTGGCGGCATCATGATGAAGATTATTCAGGAATTTGTCTATGGGGGACTGCTCGGGATTATTTTCTTTAAATGGGCCCGAAAAGAAAGAGAGAGAGACGAACTTGAAGAACGCAGCCGTCTTGCTCCTCAGCCGGTAAAATAA
- a CDS encoding GNAT family N-acetyltransferase — protein MIEIITDRLLIIPCSLDIAKSLIFHRKELETRSPIGIPCAWPSSAVRGMLPLYIEKLEENDQEYGWGLWLIILYNEKRIIGDLFLQGMPDDSGTVELCYNIHEAADEESLTYEAIDAVMEWLTSERKVASIQMECLDENSKSIKLFEKLGMICTKKEDVFLSWELKKKA, from the coding sequence ATGATTGAAATTATAACAGACCGGCTTTTAATTATTCCTTGTTCATTGGATATTGCAAAATCGCTGATTTTCCACAGAAAGGAACTGGAAACCCGGTCCCCGATTGGAATACCCTGTGCCTGGCCTTCTTCTGCTGTAAGAGGGATGCTCCCGCTGTATATTGAAAAGCTCGAGGAAAACGATCAGGAGTACGGATGGGGCCTTTGGCTGATCATTTTATACAATGAAAAAAGAATTATCGGCGATTTGTTTCTTCAGGGAATGCCTGATGACAGCGGGACAGTTGAGCTGTGCTACAACATTCATGAAGCTGCTGATGAAGAAAGTCTGACCTATGAAGCGATTGACGCTGTCATGGAATGGCTGACAAGTGAACGAAAAGTAGCCAGCATTCAGATGGAGTGTCTGGATGAGAACAGCAAATCCATTAAACTGTTTGAAAAGCTCGGTATGATCTGCACGAAAAAAGAAGATGTTTTTTTATCCTGGGAGCTGAAAAAGAAAGCATAG
- a CDS encoding sterol carrier protein domain-containing protein, translating into MEADLPFFQGAPGEDLIVRIRELTYSGHKLKAVQVSASPFFNWRSRKLDRQMKGLFEDWRNQGCHLVFFDDVPLSFKRKYGVETLIGAREWRMAAECLYLRSFNSTCEVFEADGISGEYLSKQIVRKLSGHHTCLISSSDNLTDHKSVGQNSLFAAVNDKGEVIGYMKCFLADQKLHIKEWAAISPKAKPALWNKIRTLQVNEIVLTAQENDSFPYQLKNRFLSSRHIPAIIGKITNLPDFLAMFPFENEGSPLYLHVTDSSMPANSGTYCIEGGAGRAVRSDASKMGLYMDSGILAAALFKSLNPRVLFEAGYIKGSKNDMSLLEKILPRQKPHCYV; encoded by the coding sequence ATGGAAGCAGATCTGCCGTTTTTTCAAGGTGCACCCGGGGAAGATTTAATTGTCCGCATTAGAGAGTTAACTTATTCGGGTCATAAGCTTAAAGCCGTTCAAGTAAGCGCATCCCCTTTCTTTAATTGGAGGTCCCGCAAGTTGGACAGGCAAATGAAGGGTCTTTTTGAAGACTGGAGAAATCAGGGATGTCACTTGGTTTTTTTTGATGACGTGCCTCTCTCCTTCAAAAGGAAGTATGGCGTTGAAACTTTAATAGGTGCAAGGGAATGGAGAATGGCAGCGGAATGCCTTTATTTACGGTCATTTAACAGTACCTGTGAAGTATTTGAAGCTGATGGAATCAGCGGTGAATACTTGTCAAAACAGATTGTGAGGAAATTATCCGGGCATCACACCTGTCTAATTTCTTCTTCCGACAACCTCACTGATCATAAGAGTGTGGGACAAAACTCGCTTTTTGCAGCGGTTAACGACAAAGGTGAAGTCATTGGCTATATGAAATGTTTCCTGGCTGATCAAAAGCTTCATATAAAAGAATGGGCTGCAATCAGCCCGAAGGCTAAACCGGCCCTTTGGAACAAAATCAGGACGCTTCAAGTAAATGAAATAGTTTTGACTGCACAAGAGAATGATTCATTTCCATATCAGTTGAAAAATCGGTTTTTATCAAGCCGCCATATTCCAGCTATTATTGGGAAAATTACGAATCTGCCTGATTTTTTAGCTATGTTTCCTTTTGAAAACGAAGGAAGTCCGCTGTATTTACACGTTACGGATTCATCCATGCCTGCAAACAGCGGCACATACTGCATTGAAGGAGGCGCGGGAAGAGCTGTACGTTCTGACGCCAGTAAAATGGGGCTGTATATGGACAGCGGTATTCTCGCTGCGGCATTGTTTAAAAGTCTTAATCCAAGGGTGCTTTTTGAAGCAGGATATATAAAGGGTTCTAAAAATGATATGAGCCTGCTGGAGAAGATTTTGCCGCGTCAAAAGCCCCATTGTTATGTATAA
- a CDS encoding YugN family protein, with protein sequence MKMENTGLDGLTIELNRLDEIMDDLGIVRAGQWDYERVTYDRKFENKGETFYLRIPGYAAEGDIGSRHAVIKLMTPLLGKHYYPHGVEYGEGEDFPNAVLNTSKNLLKQLKEEIGRIV encoded by the coding sequence ATGAAAATGGAAAACACGGGACTTGACGGGCTTACAATTGAACTGAACAGACTGGATGAAATCATGGATGATCTTGGAATTGTCCGTGCAGGCCAATGGGATTATGAGCGCGTTACATATGACCGCAAGTTTGAAAACAAAGGGGAAACGTTCTACCTGCGCATTCCGGGCTATGCCGCTGAAGGTGATATCGGATCAAGACATGCAGTAATTAAACTCATGACTCCTCTTCTTGGAAAGCACTATTATCCTCATGGTGTTGAATACGGAGAAGGCGAGGATTTTCCAAACGCTGTTTTAAACACAAGCAAAAATCTTCTGAAACAGCTGAAAGAAGAAATCGGCCGCATCGTTTAA
- a CDS encoding DUF420 domain-containing protein produces MNVPLLPTISTAFIVLSAAAVAVGWYLIKQRRIEAHQKAMMTAAVFAIIFFIVYASRTIFVGNTAFGGPDSIKIYYTVFLIFHITLATVGAVLGIIMLVSGFKNRLARHRKLGPGTSVIWFFTAITGVAVYFLLYIQYKGGETTSVFKAIFGF; encoded by the coding sequence ATGAACGTACCTCTTTTACCTACTATCAGTACAGCCTTTATCGTTCTCAGCGCTGCAGCCGTTGCTGTTGGATGGTATCTTATCAAACAGCGGAGAATAGAGGCGCATCAGAAGGCGATGATGACGGCCGCTGTTTTTGCGATAATCTTTTTTATTGTCTATGCATCACGGACAATCTTTGTCGGGAACACTGCTTTCGGCGGACCTGATTCTATCAAAATCTACTATACAGTATTTTTGATTTTCCATATCACTCTTGCAACTGTAGGGGCAGTGCTTGGAATCATCATGCTGGTCTCAGGTTTTAAAAACAGGCTCGCAAGGCACAGAAAGCTTGGACCCGGAACAAGCGTCATCTGGTTTTTTACTGCAATCACAGGAGTTGCTGTTTATTTTCTCCTTTATATTCAATACAAAGGCGGAGAAACGACATCTGTGTTTAAAGCGATATTTGGATTTTAA
- a CDS encoding CBS domain-containing protein yields the protein MQKVKDIMSEDIQVCTPLDNVYEAAVKMRDWDVGSIPVVEGDKLIGMITDRDLVIRGIAEKHPGSNKVTNVMSDHLCTIGPDATAEEAARLMAEHQIRRLPVVENGRMLGMVSLGDLSLNHLTDQRAGTALSDISEHGSHFH from the coding sequence ATGCAAAAAGTGAAAGATATTATGTCTGAAGATATTCAGGTATGCACACCGCTTGATAATGTTTATGAGGCTGCTGTTAAGATGAGGGACTGGGATGTAGGTTCGATTCCCGTAGTCGAAGGGGATAAGCTGATTGGAATGATTACAGACCGTGATTTGGTTATTCGGGGAATAGCTGAAAAACATCCGGGGTCCAACAAGGTGACAAACGTGATGAGTGATCACCTCTGTACAATCGGCCCGGATGCAACAGCGGAAGAAGCTGCAAGGCTCATGGCCGAGCATCAGATCAGACGGCTTCCTGTAGTGGAAAATGGCCGTATGCTGGGGATGGTTTCACTGGGAGACCTGTCACTTAATCATCTGACAGATCAAAGAGCAGGAACGGCGCTCTCAGACATTTCTGAACATGGAAGCCATTTCCACTGA